A window of Gallaecimonas kandeliae genomic DNA:
GGCACTGGGACCAGACCCTGGTCCGCTTCTTCGCCAATGTGGCCAGGTTGTCGGTACTGGCGATATTCGTGGTGATCGCCATCGGCAAGCTGGGGATCACCATAAGCCCGCTGATCGCCGCCATCGGCGCCGCCACCTTCGGCTTGAGCCTGGCCGTACAGGGCCCCATCTCCAACTATGGCGCCGGCTTGGCGCTGATCCTGACCCGGCCCTTCGCCGTGGGGGACACCCTGGAGATCCTGGGGCGGGACGGCCAGGTGGAGGCCATCACCCTGGCCCAGACGGTACTGGTGACGGAAGACGGCGAGCGCATCTATATCCCCAACCGCAAGGTGCTGGGAGAGATCTTCCAGAATTCCAAGACCTGCAAGCTGGCCCAGACGACCTTGTTGCTGCCCAAGGGCGCCGATCCCGAGCAGGCCCTGGCCGTATTGGAAGCCCTGCTGGCGGACTGGCAGCAGCCGGACGCCCCCAAGGCCCAGGTGGGCATAGACGCCTTCACCCCCCTGGGGGTCAGGCTGGTGTCCCGGGTTTGGCTGGAGACGGCCCGCTACCATCAGCAACGCCTGGAGCTGAACCTCATCATCTACCAGCGCCTCAAGGCCGCCGGCATGGTGCCGGCCACCCCTGGGTTGGCGCTGGGACTCGAAAAGGGAGATTTGACATGAAACATGCCTGGATAGCGGCATTGCTGGCCCTGGCCGGTTGCAGCCATGCCGAGAACCCAGCCGGAACAGCCAAGCTGGCCCCTCAGCCGGCCAAGGTCCAGGAGGTCAAGGTGGACAAGAACATCAAGCAACCCGTGGTGACTGGCGTCATATCGACGGACGGCAAAGTCATCTTCTTGCCGATGGAAGGGGGCTTTTTCGGCATAGTGGGTGATGACGGCCACAAGTGGTTGCCCATGGGGCTGCCCGCCAACATGCGCCGCCACAACCTGCGGGTACATGTGGAGGGCCGGCCCGATCCCAAGATGATGACCATTCAGCAGTGGGGCACACCGCTGCACATCACCCAGATCACTGTCCTGGATGATAAGGACGCTGTGGACCCAAACGCGCAATATTGAGCACGTGGCGGGCAAAGCCCGCCCCGGCTTCCTCGAAGAAGTTGAACACTTCGATGCCCATGGCCTTGAGCTCTTCCACCTCGTCGTGGAACTTGGCCACGGCTGCCACCTTGCCCTGGTAACCCCTGGTCTTGAGTTCCTCCGCCGCGAAGAGATTACCGTGGTGGTTGGGCATGGCCAGCAGCACCAGCTCCAGCTCGTCGTCGTGGCGGATCTTGGACCAGAAGTCCGAATCGGTGGCGTCCCCCACCAGCACCTGGCGCCCGGCCTCCCAATGCTCCCTGACCTTGTCGATGGCGTGGTCTATGCCCAGCACCCCCTCGCCGAACTCCGCCTCCAGTTGGTCGTAGGCGCCGGTGCCGAGGCGGCCCATGCCGAAGATCAGCACCTTGGCCCCGCCGATGTCGATGGGGGCGTCGTCCGGGTGCAGGCGCCGCTTCTGGTACCGGATGAGGCGCGGCGCCAGGAAACGGTACACGGCCTCGGCCCAGAGGCTCAAAGGGGCGGCCAGGGCGAAGGACAGGGACAGGGCTATGGCGATGACCGTCAGCCAACTGCCGTCGATGAGCCCTGCCTTGGCGCCCAGGGCGGCGACGATAAGGCCGAACTCCGAATAGGTCGCCAGGGTCACCGCCGCCAGCACCCCGGTGCGCACCCGCAGGCCGAACAGGCTCAGCACCCAGAAATAGAGGCCGGCCTTGACCGGCAACAGCAGCACCAGCAGCACAGCTGTTACCAGCATCTGCGGGCTGGGTAGGCCGTCCAGGCCGATGCTGAGGAAAAAGCCCACCAGCAACAGTTCCTTGAGGTTGAAAAGCGTCTTGCCGAGGGCGTCGGCCCTGCTGTGGCCGCCGGCCAGCATGCCCATCACCAGGGCGCCGAGGTCAGGCTTGAGGCCCGCCGCCTGGAACAATCCCACCCCCGCCACCAGGGCCAGGAAGAGGCCGGCCAGGCCCTGAAGCTCGGAGTTGCCGCACCAGTCCAGCAGTTTGTAGAGCAGGGGCCTGGCCAGGGGCAGCAGCAGCAGCAAGGGCGCCCAGGGTGCCGGCCACTGGCCCTGGGCAAAGCTCAGGAAGAGCACCGCGAAGAGATCCTGCATCACCAGTATGCCGATGGCCAGGCGGCCGTAGAGGGAGCTGGTTTCCCCCTTGTCTTCCAACACCTTGACGGCGAACACGGTGGAGGAGAAGGCCAGGGAAAAGGCCACTATCAGCCAGGCGGGCAGGGCGCCCCCGGCCAGGCCGAGCAGGGCCAGCAGCCCTATGGCGAGGGTGAAAAAGGCCATGGTGCCAAGGAGATGCGCCGTGGTGGCGCCCCAGACCTCGGGTTTCAGGAGGTTCTTGAGCTTGAGCTTGAGGCCGATGGTGAACAGCAGCAGGGTGACGCCAAGCTCGGCAATGCCGTGGAGGGCGGCGGGAGGCTGGATGCCAATGCCGTGGAGGGCAAAACCGGCGGCCAGGAAACCCACCATGGGCGGCAGGCCGAAGCGGCTCAGCAGCAGGCCGCAGAAGAACGCCAGTGCGATGACAGCCGCGCTCATATCTGTAATGGTTCCCTGGTCCTTTTTACCTCATGATAACAGCATCCTATTTTCAGCGCGTTACAGAGGTTTTATGCAACCAAAGGATATTGCCCTCAGGCTATTGGACGGCCGCGATACCAACATCAACGACTACCAGGGCAAGCTGTGGCTGGTGGTGAACACCGCCAGCAAGTGCGGCTTTACCCCCCAGTATGAAGAGCTGGAGGCGCTGTGGCGGGAGTTTGGCGACCAGGGGCTGGTGGTGTTGGGCTTTCCCTGCAACCAGTTCATGAGCCAGGAGCCGGGGGAAGCCGGTGACATCGCCCAGTTCTGCTCCCTCAACTACGGCGTCAGTTTCCCGATGTTCACCAAGACCGAGGTCAACGGGCCCAACACCCATCCCCTTTTCAGCTGGCTTAAAGACAAAGCGCCCGGGGTCATGGGATCCCGGGCGGTCAAATGGAACTTCACCAAGTTCCTGGTGAGCCCCGACGGCCAGGTGAAGCGCTACGCGCCCCGCACTGCGCCATCAAGGCTCAAGGGTGCCATCACTCAGTGGCTGCCGGGCGGCTGAACTCGGCGCCGCTCTGCCAGCTGGGCCAGTCGCGGCTGGTGATCAGCATCTGGATCATGTCGTGGAAGGCCTGCAGGTCAGACAGGGCGCCGCGCAGGTCCCAGTCGGCCTGGTATTCGTCACAGGCGTTGTGATAGCAGCCCTTGAGGCGCGCCTTCATCATCTCCCGGTACTTGGCCACATCGGCGTCCCAGGGCTGGCTGCCGCCACCGGCGAAGAGTGCCGGTATGCCGGCCTTGGCGAAGTTGAAGTGGTCTGAGCGGTAGTAGCCGCCGGCTTCCGGCCTGTCGTTGGGGACCAGGGTCCGGCCTTGCTTGCGCAGGGCCTCGCTCAGCTCCTTCTCCAGGCTGGTCTTGCCCTTGCCTACCACCACCATGTCCTTGGTGGGACCATAGACGTTGAGGCTGTCCATGTTGATGTCGGCGACGGTGCGGCCCAGGGGGATGGAGGGATTGCTCACATAGTACTTGGAGCCCAGCAGGCCCTGTTCCTCGGCGGTCACCGCCAGGAAGGCGATGGAGCGGCGTGGCTTCTCAGCGCCCTTGTAGAGATCCTCGAAGGACTGGGCCAGGCTGATGAGGCCGGCGGTGCCGGTGGCATTGTCCATGGCGCCGTTGTAGACGGGGTCGTCCTTGTGGCTCGGGTCCGTGCCCAGGTGGTCCCAGTGGGCGGTGATCACCACTGTCTCCTCGGTCTGGCCGGGCAGCACGCCCATGACGTTGTGGGACTCTGTGGTCTTGAAGTCGCTCTTGATGTCGACGCTGGCCTTGGCGTTGAGGGGCTTGGCCATGGGCGCCTTGCCGGCCGCCTTGGTGGTGGCGGCAAAATCGAGGCCGGCCTGGGCGAAGAGGCGCTTGGCGGCGTCTTCGGTTATCCAGCCGGAGAAGGCGGATTTGGGGCCGTTGTCGTCGGCAAGATCATAGCGGGTGCCGCCCCAGGAGTTCTCCACCACGGACCAGGGATAAGAAGCAGGCTCGGTCTGGTGGATGATGAGGGCGCCGGCGGCGCCTTGGCGGGCCGCTTCGTCGAACTTGTAGTCCCAGCGGCCGTAGTAGGTCATGGCGCGGCCGTCGAAGCGCTTGTCACCGGTGGCGTAGCCCGGATCGTTGACCAGCATCACCACCACCTTGCCTTTGACGTCCAGGCCCTGGTAGTCGTCCCAGCCCAGCTCAGGGGCATGGATACCGTAGCCCACGAACACCAGATCGGCGTCCTTGACGGTGGTTTCGGCCACCGCCTTGGGGCTGTTGATCACCATGTCCTTGAGGTAGTCGAGCTTGAGGTTGCCCAGGGTCAGCTGGCCTGGGTGGCTGGTGATGGCCACCAGGGGCACGGGCTGCAGGTAGCTGTCGCCGAAGCCGGGTTTTAGCCCCAGGCGCATGAACTGGGCCTGGAGGAAGGCGAGGGTCTTGGTTTCGCCGATGGTGGCGGGCAGGCGGCCCTGGAATTCGTCGGACGAGAGGGTCTTGACGAAGCTGCCGTAGCTGCCGGCATCCAGCCCCTTGGCGAGCTTGTCGCCGGGGACGCTGGCCTGGGCACCGGTGGCCAGCAAAAGGCCTGCTGCAAGCAAGCTGAGTCTGGTTTTCATGGGGTTATCCTTATGGTCATCGCCCCTGCACCTTGGCACGGTGGCAAGGGCCTGCCAATGGCCTCTCGGCCATCGGCGCCGGGGCTGCGATGAAAGGTTTAGAGGATGTCTATCTCGGCAACGCTGGCGAAGACGTGGTTGGGCCTGAAGGGCATCAGGGCAATGTCCTTTTTCTGGGACACCCCGGACAGCACCAGTATGGTCTCCAGGCCCGCCTGGAAGCCGGCCAAGATGTCGGTGCGCAGGTTGTCGCCGATGATGACGGTGTTCTCGGAATGGGCGCCGATGTGGTTGAGGGCCGAGCGCACTATCCAACTGGACGGCTTGCCCACGTAGAAGGGCTGCTTGCCGGTGATGCGCTCTATGGGGGCGCAGAGGGCCCCACAGGCCGGGCTCTGGTTGGGGCCGTTGAAGTCCGGGTTGGTGGCGATGAAGCGGGCCCCTTCGGCCACGAAGCGGGCGGCCTTGTGGATCATGTCCCAGTTGTAGGAACGGGTCTCGCCGACGATGACGAAATCCGGGTTGATGTCGGTGATGGTAAAGCCAATCTTGTAGAGCTCGTGGGTCAGGGCCCCGTCCCCTATGACGTAGGCCTTGTTGCCGTCCTGGCGGCGCAGGAAATCGGCGGTGGCCATGGCGGCGGTATAGAAGGCCTCCTCCGGCACCTTGACGCCCCCGGCGGCCAGGCGGTTGTGCAGATCCCTGGCGGTTTGGGAGGGGTTGTTGGTCAGCAGTACCAGGGGGTTGCCTTGCTCCAGTACCCGCTTGATAAAGGCGTCGGCGCCGGGAATGGCGGTGTTGTCGTGCATCAGCACGCCGTCGATGTCGCAGATGATGTTTTTCATGGGCTGGCGCCGCTTGCTTGGGGTGCCTTCAGTGATACCAGAAAAAGCCGCCGTTTTGCTACACTGGCGCCCTTTTGCTGATGGGGGAAAGCGCCGGTGACTTGGCAACGCCACTTTCTGGATGAGGGGCTCTACGGGGACCTCAAGGCTCTGTTCCCAAAGCTGGGTGATGAATCTGGCTTTCCGGGGCTCGATACCCTGACGGCCTGGTTGCCGGCCGGCACCGCCACCCGCTCCGGCCAGCCGGTCAGTTTCTGCAGCGCGCCCCTGGACGACTACTACGAGGCGCAGATCCTGGCCACGGGCCGGGTGCCGACCCGGCCGGACAACTGGCACGACTGCTTCAACGCCCTGGCCTGGGCTCTGTACCCCCGCGCCAAGGCCGCCATCAACGCCCAGCATGTGGCCGATATCGAGGCCCATGGCCTCAGCCCCAGGACCTTGCGCCGTGACAGCCTGACCCTCTTCGACGAATGTGGCGTGCTGGTGGTGGCGGCCAGCCTCGAGCCTTTGGAAGCGCTGCGCCAGCACCACTGGCAGCAGGCCTTCGTCGAGGGCAGGGAACAGTGGGGCAGCGCCACCCGGCCATTCGTGTTCGGCCACGCCGTTTACGAGCAGGGCCTGGCCCCTTACCTTGGCCTTACCGCCAAGATGCTGCCGCTGCTGGCACCGCCGGCCTTCTTCGGCTGGGCGCTTAAGGCCCAGTACGCCTGGCTGGATGAGCGGCTCTGCGAACTGCTGGCCTCGGACGGCCTCAAGGACAAGTCGTTGCTCTCGCCCCTGCCGCTGCTGGGGGTGCCGGGCTGGTGGCCACAAAACAGCGACCCTGCCTTCTACGCCAACCTGGATTACTTCCGGCCCCTGCGCCGGCCAAGGCCGCCGCTTCAGCCATGAAAAAAGCCGCCCTGGGGCGGCTTTTTTTCGCTCTTGCCTGCTCAGGCATGGCCGTGGGGGAGGTGCACTTCCTCTTCCGCCTTGGCGGCGTTGGGGTCGTTGAAGCGCCCTTCGTCCAGCTCCCCTTCGGACTTGGCCACCACCAAGGTCACCATGGCGTCGCCTGTGACATTGACGGCGGTGCGGGTCATGTCCAGCAACCTGTCCACGCCCATGATGAGGCCTATGCCCTCCACCGGCAGGTGCACCTGGTTGAGCACCATGGCCAACATGATGAGGCCGACGCCGGGCACCCCGGCGGTGCCCACAGAGGCGAGGGTGGCGGTGAGGATCACCATCAGGTAGTCGGTGAGGCTCAAGTCGATGCCGTAGACCTGGGCGATGAAGACGGTGGCCACCCCCTGCATGATGGCGGTGCCGTCCATGTTGATGGTGGCGCCGAGCGGCACCGTGAAGGAGGCGATGCTGTTGTTGACCCCCAGTTTCTTGGTCACCGTTTCCAGGGTCACCGGCAGGGTGGCGTTGGATGAGGCGGTGGAGAAGGCGAACAGCGCCGTGTCGCGCATCTTGCGCAGGAACATCAGCGGACTCAGGCGGGCCAGCAGCTTGAGCAGTACCGGGTAGCTGATGAAGGCATGGATGGCCAGCACTCCCAGCACCAGGAAGAAGTACTTGCCGAGGCTACCGAGGGTATCCAGGCCCTTGTCGGCAAAGAGCTTGGCCATCAGGCAGAAGACGCCGTAGGGCGCCAGGTTCATGAGGATGGTGACCAGTTTCATGATCACCTCGTTGAAGTCCTCGAAGACCTTGGCGATGCGCTCACCGGCCTTGCCGGACAGGGCTATGGCCACCCCGAACAGCACGGCGAAGACGATGATCTGCAGCATGTTGCCCTGGGCCATGGCCTGGATGGGGTTGGACGGCACCAGGTTGGTGATGACGTCGGCCAGGGAGGGCGCCGCCGAGGCTTTGAAGCTGGCGTCGCTATGCAGCTCGAGGCCAATGCCGGGCTTGACCAGCACCGCCAGGGTGATGGCCAGGGTGATGGCCAGGGCCGTGGTGATGAGATAGAGGCCTATGGCTTTGACGCCGAGGCGGCCGAGCTTGGTTGGGTCGGACAGGGAGCAGGTGCCGCACACCAGGGACACGAACACCAAGGGCACCACCAGCATCTTCAGGGAGGCGACGAACAGCTTGCCGCCGATCTGGAACAACGTCAGGCAGGAGGCGGTGAAACTGGAATCCGGCGCGAAGCCGTGCAGGGCCAGGCCCAGGGCGAAGCCCAGTACCATGCCGATGAAGATGCGCGCCGTAAGGCCCAGTTTTCCTTTTTGTTTTGTCACGGGCTGTCCAAGATTCTGCTAACAAATGCCAGCTAATCTAACAGCTTGAAGCAGGGATGAACAGGGAAGGGGAGGCGGGGGCCGGGCACAAAAAAGCCCGGCTGCTGCCGGGCTTTGGGGAAGGAACTTAGTCCAACTGGAAGGGGTAGACGGAACCGAGGCCGAGGATCTGGGTCAGTTCGTCCAGGGCGTCGCGGCTTTCCATCAGCAGCGCCGGATCGGCCAAGTCCGCCACGTGTAGCTCTTCACGGTAGTGCTTGTCCACCCAGGTATTGAGGCGGTTGAAGAGGGCGTCGTCCAGCAGGCAGCTGGGGTTCACCGCCGCCACTTCCTCGTCGTTCAAGGCCACCCGCAGGCGCAGGCAGGCCGGGCCGCCGCCGTTGCGCATGGACTGTTTGACGTCCATGTAATGGACTTCCTTGATGGGGCTGTCCTGCTCCACCAGGCTGGCCAGGTAGGTCCTGACGGCGTCGGATTCTTCACATTCGGTGGGGGCTATGATGGCCATGATGCCGGACGGCAGCGTCACCACCTGGGTGTTGAACAGGTAGGTCTTGACCGCCTCGGCCACGCTCACCTGATCCCGCGGCACTTCCACGAAATGCAGCTCGCCGTCGCCGAATTTGCGGCGGATCTCGGCAAACTTGGCCTGGGTGTCGACAAAGGCGTCCTGGTGGTAGAACAGCAGGTTCTGGTTGCCGACGCTGATGACGTCGTTGTGGAAGACGCCGGCGTCGATGACGTCCGGGTTCTGCTGGAGGTAGACCACGGTGTCGTCGTCCAGGCCGTGCAGCCGGGCTATGGCCTGGGAGGCTTCCAAGGTCTGGCGGGCCGGGTATTTCTTCGGCGCCGGGGCAGCGGCGTTGAAGGCCTCGCGGCCGTAGACGAAGAGTTCCACGCCGGCGTGGCCGTAATGGCTGCACAGGCGGGTGTGGTTGGCGGCGCCTTCGTCACCGAAGTGATCGTTGTCCGGCAGGTGCTTGTGGTGCTGGAAGTGGCGATCGTCGTTGAAGATGGCCTGGAGGATGCGCCCCGTCACCGCCGGCTCCAGGCTGCGGTGGAACTTGTTGGTCAGGTTGGCGGGGGTGAAATGCACCCGACCGTCGCTGGTGTCCGCCGAGGGCGAAATGGTGGCGGCGTTGGCCGTCCACATGCTGGAGGCCGAGCAGCAGGCGGCGAGGATGGCCGGGGCCTCCTTGGCGGCCTTGGCCAGCACCTGGGCGTCGGTGCCGCTAAAGCCCAGGCGGCGCAGGGTCGCCATATCAGGACGTTCCTGGGGCGCCAGCACGCCTTGCTTGAGGCCCAGGTCGTGCAGGGCCTTCATCTTCATCAGGCCCTGCTTGGCGGCCTGCCTGGGGCTGGAGGCGCTGGCGGCGTTGGACAGGGAGGCCACGTTGCCGAAAGACAGACCGGCGTAGTTGTGGGTTGGGCCCACCAGGCCGTCGAAATTGACTTCGAAATGTTTCATGCCCTATTCCTTGTTTTAGCCTTGGACGGGATCTTTTCAGTTGTCGGCATTATACCCATAGCAAGGAAAGGGTAACGGTCGGCCTTGCAAATGATGGATAAGTTGAATTAATTAGAAAAAGGGACGACTTCAGGCTTGCGCCTTGCATCGGCTGAGTCAAAACACTATATATGGGCACCCCTGACGGGCCCCAGCCAACCTAACGTAAGAGACTCATGGCAAAATCACTGGTGATAGTGGAGTCCCCAGCCAAGGCCAAGACCATTAATAAATATCTTGGCAAGGACTTCATCGTTAAATCTTCTATCGGCCATATTCGCGACCTGCCCACCAGCGGGGGCGGCGGCAAGGGTAAGAAAAGCAGCGCGACCAACGCCCTGGTGGCGCGCATGGGCATAGACCCCGACAACCACTGGCAGGCCCATTACGAGGTGCTGCCCGGCAAGGAAAAGGTGGTTGCCGAACTCAAATCCCTGGCGGACAAGGCCGACAAGGTCTATCTCGCGACGGACTTGGATAGGGAAGGGGAGGCCATCGCCTGGCACCTCAAGGAGCTGATCGGCGGTGACGACAGCCGCTTCCAGCGGGTGGTGTTCAACGAGATCACCAAGAAGGCCATCCAACAGGCCTTCGAGCACCCCAGCCAGGTCAGCCAGGAGAAGGTGAACGCCCAGCAGGCGCGCCGTTTCCTCGACCGCGTCGTCGGCTACATGGTGTCGCCGCTGCTGTGGAAGAAGATAGCCCGTGGCCTCTCGGCCGGCCGGGTGCAGTCCGTCGCCGTGCGCCTGGTGGTGGAGCGTGAGCGGGAGATCCGTGCCTTCACGCCCGAAGAATACTGGGATCTCCATGCCGACCTGCAGGCCGCCGAAGGCGCCCTGCGCATGATGGTCAGCCACCAGGACGGCCAAGCCTTCAAGCCCGTGACCGAAGCCCAAACCATGGCCGCCGTCGCCGCCCTCAAGGGCGCCGGCTACCAGATCACGGACCGTGAGGACAAGCCCAGCCAGTCCAGGCCTTCCGCCCCCTTCATCACCTCCACCTTGCAGCAGGCGGCCAGTACCCGCCTGAGCTTCGGGGTCAAGAAGACCATGATGCTGGCCCAGCGCCTCTATGAAGCCGGCCACATCACCTACATGCGTACCGACTCCACCAACCTCTCCGCCGAGGCGGTGGACGCGGTGCGTGGCTACATCCAGAGCGAATTCGGCCCGGCCTACCTGCCGGCCGGCCCCCTCACCTACGGGGCCAAGGCCAACGCCCAAGAAGCCCACGAGGCCATTCGCCCCTCGGACGTGCGCATCAAATCCGAGGACCTGGACGTCGAGCGCGACGCCCAGCGCCTCTACGAACTCATCTGGCGCCAGTTCGTGGCCTGCCAGATGACCAACGCCGTCTACGACGTCACCCAGCTCACCGCCACCGCCAAGGCCCAGGGCAGCGACTTCACCCTCAAGGCCAAGGGCCGGGTGCAGCGCTTCGACGGTTGGACCCGGGTGCTGAACCCCATGAAGCGCAAGGAAGACGACGAGCAGCTGCCCAACGTGGCCGTGGGGGAGACCCTCAAGCTCGACGCCCTGGATCCCAGGCAGCACTTCACCAAGCCGCCGGCCCGTTTCACCGAGGCGTCCCTGGTCAAGGAGCTGGAAAAGCGCGGCATAGGCCGGCCTTCCACCTACGCCTCCATCATCTCCACCATCCAGGACCGCGGTTACGTCAAGGTGGAGAACCGCCGCTTCTACGCCGAGAAGATGGGGGAGATCGTCAACGACCGGCTGGTGGAGAACTTCACCAACCTGCTCAGCTACGACTTCACGGCCCGCATGGAAGGGGAGCTGGACGACATCGCCAATGGCGGCCGTGAATGGCACGCCGTGCTCGACGAGTTCTACGGTGACTTCAAGAAGCGCCTGGACGACGCCGAAGAGGGCATGCGCTCCAACGCCATGGTGCTGACCGACATCGACTGCCCTACCTGCGGCCGCAAGATGGGCATTCGTACCGCCAGCACCGGCGTCTTCCTCGGCTGCTCCGGCTACAACCTGCCGCCCAAGGAACGTTGCAAGACCACCATCAACCTCACCCCAGGCGAGGAAGTGATCAAGGTCGACGACGAGGAAGGGGAAACCAACGCCCTGCTGGCCAAGAAGCGCTGCCCCAAATGCGGCACCGCCATGGACTCCTACCTGGTGGACGCCGGTCGCAAGCTCCATGTCTGCGGCAACAACCCCGACTGCGACGGCTACCTGCTGGAGACCGGCGAGTTCAAGCTCAAGGGCTATGACGGCCCCCTGATCGAGTGCGACAAGTGCGGCTCGAACATGGAGCTCAAGAACGGCCGCTTCGGCAAGTACTTCGGCTGCACCAACGCGGACTGCAAGAACACCCGCAAGATCCTGCGTAACGGCGAAGTGGCGCCGCCCAAGGAAGATCCCGTGGCCCTGCCGGAGCTCAAATGCGAGAAATCCGACGCCCACTTCGTGCTCCGCGACGGCGCCGCCGGCATCTTCCTGGCCGCCAGCACCTTCCCCAAATCCCGGGAAACGCGGGCGCCGCTGGTGTCTGAGCTCAAACGCTTCGAAGACAGGCTGCCGGAGAAGTTCAAGTACCTGGCCAAGGCGCCGCTCAAGGACAAGGACGGCAACCCGACCCTGGTCAAGTTCTCCCGCAAGACCAAGAGCCAGTACGTGGGCTCAGAGAAAGACGGCAAGGCCACCAGTTGGATGGCCTTCTATGAGAACGGCAAATGGGTGGACAACGGCAAGTAAGCCGCCTCAACAGAAAAAGCCCCGCCTAGGCGGGGCTTTTGTTTGCCTGGCTGGCAGTCAGCGCCGGCCATGAAAAAACCGCCCTGGGGCGGTTTTGGGTATCCGGTATTGGGTCACCACTTCTTCTTGGGCGAGAACAGCAGATCCACGTCGTCCGGCTGCTGGATGTCCCCTTCCTTCTTCTCCGCCTTGGGCGGCACCAGGGCGGCGCCCCTGTTGTGGTTGATCTCGTCCAGGTGCAGCTGGATCTCCTGGAGCTTGGCGCGCAGGTAGTTGTCCTGGTGGGCCTGGGAAGCGGCCAGCTGCTTGGCCTTGTTGAGGAACTGGCGGGCCGAGCCGAACTGCTTGATGGTCTTGGCGGAGACGCCGCGGGCGATGAGGCCGTCGACGTTGATCTTGAGGCGCATCCTGTCGAGGAAGGCCGCTTCGTTCCTGAACACCTCGGCGTCCACCTTGCCCTTGTTGAACTCGGTGCGCAGCACGGCGATCAGCCGCTTGACGGCCTGCAACAGCTGCACCATCTGCAGTTCGTTGTCGGGCAGCCGGACATTGTCGTCGCTGGGCCTGTAATGCTGCAGCGCCTGCTGTTGCTGGTTGAGGGCGTCGTCGGCGCGGGCCTTGAGGTTGGCGTCCTTGTTGAACTTGAAGGCGCCGTTGAGGGCGTCGGCGAGGCGGCCGTAGAGGATGGCCACCAGTTGGCTGGAGATGGGCATCTGGCCGGCGAAGGGCAGCAGATCCT
This region includes:
- the astB gene encoding N-succinylarginine dihydrolase — translated: MKHFEVNFDGLVGPTHNYAGLSFGNVASLSNAASASSPRQAAKQGLMKMKALHDLGLKQGVLAPQERPDMATLRRLGFSGTDAQVLAKAAKEAPAILAACCSASSMWTANAATISPSADTSDGRVHFTPANLTNKFHRSLEPAVTGRILQAIFNDDRHFQHHKHLPDNDHFGDEGAANHTRLCSHYGHAGVELFVYGREAFNAAAPAPKKYPARQTLEASQAIARLHGLDDDTVVYLQQNPDVIDAGVFHNDVISVGNQNLLFYHQDAFVDTQAKFAEIRRKFGDGELHFVEVPRDQVSVAEAVKTYLFNTQVVTLPSGIMAIIAPTECEESDAVRTYLASLVEQDSPIKEVHYMDVKQSMRNGGGPACLRLRVALNDEEVAAVNPSCLLDDALFNRLNTWVDKHYREELHVADLADPALLMESRDALDELTQILGLGSVYPFQLD
- the topA gene encoding type I DNA topoisomerase, with the protein product MAKSLVIVESPAKAKTINKYLGKDFIVKSSIGHIRDLPTSGGGGKGKKSSATNALVARMGIDPDNHWQAHYEVLPGKEKVVAELKSLADKADKVYLATDLDREGEAIAWHLKELIGGDDSRFQRVVFNEITKKAIQQAFEHPSQVSQEKVNAQQARRFLDRVVGYMVSPLLWKKIARGLSAGRVQSVAVRLVVEREREIRAFTPEEYWDLHADLQAAEGALRMMVSHQDGQAFKPVTEAQTMAAVAALKGAGYQITDREDKPSQSRPSAPFITSTLQQAASTRLSFGVKKTMMLAQRLYEAGHITYMRTDSTNLSAEAVDAVRGYIQSEFGPAYLPAGPLTYGAKANAQEAHEAIRPSDVRIKSEDLDVERDAQRLYELIWRQFVACQMTNAVYDVTQLTATAKAQGSDFTLKAKGRVQRFDGWTRVLNPMKRKEDDEQLPNVAVGETLKLDALDPRQHFTKPPARFTEASLVKELEKRGIGRPSTYASIISTIQDRGYVKVENRRFYAEKMGEIVNDRLVENFTNLLSYDFTARMEGELDDIANGGREWHAVLDEFYGDFKKRLDDAEEGMRSNAMVLTDIDCPTCGRKMGIRTASTGVFLGCSGYNLPPKERCKTTINLTPGEEVIKVDDEEGETNALLAKKRCPKCGTAMDSYLVDAGRKLHVCGNNPDCDGYLLETGEFKLKGYDGPLIECDKCGSNMELKNGRFGKYFGCTNADCKNTRKILRNGEVAPPKEDPVALPELKCEKSDAHFVLRDGAAGIFLAASTFPKSRETRAPLVSELKRFEDRLPEKFKYLAKAPLKDKDGNPTLVKFSRKTKSQYVGSEKDGKATSWMAFYENGKWVDNGK